One window of the Solanum stenotomum isolate F172 chromosome 11, ASM1918654v1, whole genome shotgun sequence genome contains the following:
- the LOC125843735 gene encoding probable carboxylesterase 15, with the protein MEDSKYEVEECRGVLRVYSDGTILRLTKPSFEVPIHDDGSILWKDVVFQAMYNLQLRLYKPTSPISAAKLPVFYYIHGGGFCIGSRAWPNCQNYCFKLASELQAVVISPDYRLAPENRLPAAIEDGYAAVKWLQDQAASDEPDTWLTDVADFSRVFISGDSAGGNIAHNLAVRLQAGSAELDPVRVRGYVYLLPFFGGTIRTKFEAEGPKDAFLNIELIDRFWRLSIPIGSTTDHPLVNPFGPNSPNLEKIDLDPILVLVGGCDLLKDRAKDYANKLKNYGKNIEYVEFEGQQHGFFTINPNSESSKKLMLIIKKFIQDNSS; encoded by the exons ATGGAGGATAGTAAATATGAAGTTGAAGAATGTAGAGGTGTACTTAGGGTATATAGTGATGGAACTATATTAAGATTAACTAAGCCAAGTTTTGAAGTTCCTATACATGATGATGGTTCAATTCTTTGGAAAGATGTTGTATTTCAAGCCATGTATAATCTTCAACTCCGGCTCTACAAGCCGACTTCTCCTATCTCCGCGGCTAAGCTCCCCGTCTTCTACTACATTCATGGGGGTGGCTTTTGCATTGGCTCTCGTGCGTGGCCTAACTGTCAGAACTATTGTTTCAAGCTAGCTTCCGAGCTCCAAGCCGTGGTTATCTCTCCTGACTATCGGCTAGCTCCTGAGAACCGGCTCCCAGCCGCTATTGAAGATGGTTACGCGGCTGTGAAATGGCTTCAGGACCAAGCCGCGTCTGACGAGCCAGACACGTGGCTTACGGATGTTGCCGACTTTAGCCGAGTTTTTATTTCGGGTGACTCGGCTGGTGGCAACATCGCACATAATTTGGCAGTTCGGCTTCAAGCCGGCTCAGCTGAGCTGGATCCAGTTCGAGTTAGGGGTTATGTTTATTTGCTTCCTTTCTTTGGAGGGACTATAAGGACAAAATTTGAAGCTGAGGGGCCTAAAGATGCTTTCTTAAACATTGAGCTCATTGACAG ATTTTGGAGGCTATCAATACCAATTGGATCAACAACTGACCATCCACTTGTGAACCCATTTGGGCCTAACAGCCcaaatttggaaaaaattgaTCTTGACCCAATTCTTGTGCTTGTTGGAGGATGTGATCTTCTTAAAGATAGAGCCAAAGATTATGCAAATAAATTGAAGaattatggaaaaaatattgaatatgtGGAATTTGAAGGACAACAACATGGTTTTTTCACTATTAATCCTAATTCAGAATCTTCCAAGAAGTTAATGCTCATAATCAAGAAGTTCATTCAAGACAATTCTTCTTAg
- the LOC125843737 gene encoding kinesin-like protein KIN-12E isoform X2: MPLFSEPPSVVKSRFGSLDQSAATPMDTASVTMSSVKSTPNLRLFKSAAKDNRVEFSENKDVVESNRSFEFREDPSFWKDHNVQVIIRIRPLSNSEISLQGHGKCVRQESSQTMTWIGHPESRFTFDMVADENVTQEMLFKAAGVPMVENCMEGYNSCVFAYGQTGSGKTHTMLGDIEGGTRRHSVNCGMTPRVFEYLFSRIQKEREARREENIKFTCRCSFLEIYNEQILDLLDPSSVNLQIREDTKKGIHVEDLKEVEVTSARDVMQQLLQGAANRKVAATNMNRASSRSHSVFTCVIESKWESQGVTHHRFARFNLVDLAGSERQKSSGAEGERLKEATNINKSLSTLGLVIMNLVSISNGKSHHVPYRDSKLTFLLQDSLGGNAKTCIIANISPSSCCSLETLSTLKFAQRAKFIKNHAFVNEDASGDVLAMRIQIQNLKKEVARLRSVADGGVENHENDAWTVAFPGSPTSVKWEGLHGFSSPLTADKRVSKKKDYEVALVGAFRREKDKDIALQALTAENQAAMQLTKQREDEIQGLKMRLRFREAAIKRLESVASGKISAEIHLLKEKEEQLKEIEVLRNQVDRNQEVTRFAMENLRLKEEIRRLKSFYEEGERERMNEQIMMLQNKLLEALDWKLMHESDPAPVQKGISELGMHIENDLNLLTSSQASPWRTSINEENEFLRVQAIQNQSELDALHRQLVFCVDEKDKLERQLNDFEKELEFERSSKAVLMEESKKGQIEPSLVANDQAPTIAVSDQTELTTIVDAIAAASQREAEAHETAISLSKENDELRMKLKVLIEDNNKLIELYEQAVAEKNNGTDRGETVTLQRSNIAADSDELPSYNTTEMTENKPSERGEEHTSEILGKSDYMMVETIYPESTAEAVLNELPEDLKQDAEMEDKSSDVMHNPVSEDLSLLRMKLEGAQEKLLKSANTISMFGSLERAIVEVDELAEEIEGLEKSIEVKKQGYTSFKLQSSQMLGKKILLDNKLSALRYSLSSFSSSVGYFEQREAQTRARLNASSTCLNQKKAKLAHLQASKVELLEAQMQAKQSESELRNILAESKSKLEDENQRLESDRVLFAIDNIEKPDIQLPERSWQLSGKATELLKSEEEKTKIQNQMKQIRENLGIKKKEIEDLNEKRLNSEKDIEATEKEIENISQSVKEMGNKLQRVIGEKEMIFEMKENGKQEFENMILEYHESMFAASLKEEELKILDEELQLEMSKIEDLQREKALASSRKTQLLNALSCQSCSLSDKVEEDLHDIRRSVLELNSLLGN; encoded by the exons ATGCCGTTATTTTCTGAGCCTCCGAGTGTTGTTAAGTCCAGATTCGGGTCACTGGATCAATCTGCAGCAACTCCGATGGATACCGCGTCGGTGACTATGTCGTCGGTGAAGAGCACGCCTAATCTCAGACTGTTCAAATCAGCTGCTAAGGATAACAGGGTTGAGTTCTCTGAGAACAAGGATGTGGTGGAATCTAACCGGAGTTTTGAGTTCCGTGAAGATCCTTCATTTTGGAAGGATCACAATGTTCAG GTTATTATAAGAATACGCCCCTTGAGTAACTCTGAGATATCTTTACAAGGACATGGTAAATGTGTAAGACAAGAAAGCTCTCAGACAATGACTTGGATAGGGCACCCAGAATCACGTTTTACATTTGATATGGTTGCTGATGAGAATGTCACTCAG GAGATGCTCTTTAAAGCTGCTGGAGTACCAATGGTGGAAAATTGCATGGAAGGCTACAATAGTTGTGTGTTTGCCTATGGCCAA ACTGGAAGTGGAAAAACACACACCATGCTTGGAGATATTGAAGGAGGCACCCGAAGACATAGTGTAAATTGTGGGATGACACCTAGGGTGTTTGAGTACTTGttttcaagaattcaaaag GAAAGAGAGGCACGCAGGGAGGAAAATATAAAGTTCACTTGTAGATGCTCTTTCTTAGAAATATATAACGAACAGATTCTCGACCTTTTGGATCCTTCCTCGGTAAACTTGCAG ATAAGAGAAGATACTAAAAAGGGGATTCATGTAGAAGATCTCAAAGAAGTAGAAGTTACGAGTGCTCGAGATGTGATGCAACAACTTCTTCAG GGTGCTGCAAACAGAAAGGTAGCTGCCACCAACATGAATCGTGCTAGTAGCCGTTCACACAGTGTATTTACATGTGTGATAGAGAGCAAA TGGGAATCTCAAGGAGTAACTCACCACAGATTTGCTCGTTTTAACCTTGTTGATTTGGCAGGATCTGAAAG GCAGAAAAGCTCAGGAGCTGAAGGTGAACGTTTGAAGGAAGCTACTAACATCAACAAATCTCTTTCAACATTGGG ATTAGTGATCATGAACCTGGTTAGCATATCTAATGGGAAGTCGCACCATGTTCCCTACAGAGATTCAAAGCTCACATTTCTACTCCAG gATTCGTTGGGAGGGAATGCAAAAACATGTATAATTGCAAATATTAGTCCTTCCAGCTG TTGTTCATTGGAGACTCTAAGCACATTGAAGTTTGCTCAACGTgccaaattcatcaaaaatcat GCTTTTGTAAATGAAGATGCTTCTGGAGACGTTCTTGCAATGAGGATACAGATTCAAAATCTGAAG AAAGAAGTAGCTCGTCTTCGGAGTGTGGCTGATGGAGGAGTTGAAAACCATGAAAATGATGCTTGGACAGTTGCTTTTCCAGGATCGCCTACATCTGTTAAATGGGAAGGGCTTCATGGATTTTCTAGTCCACTTACAGCAGATAAACGGGTGTCAAAG AAGAAAGACTACGAAGTTGCCCTTGTTGGGGCTTTTAGGAGGGAAAAGGATAAAGACATTGCATTACAAGCATTAACTGCTGAAAATCAGGCAGCAATGCAACTG ACCAAACAAAGGGAAGATGAGATACAAGGTTTAAAGATGAGATTAAGGTTTCGAGAAGCTGCTATAAAAAGGCTCGAATCAGTTGCTTCAGGAAAGATATCTGCTGAGATTCATTTGCTAAAGGAGAAAGAGGAGCAGTTGAAGGAGATAGAGGTCCTACGGAATCAGGTTGATCGTAACCAAGAAGTTACAAGATTTGCTATGGAGAATCTACGGCTAAAAGAAGAGATCAGAAG ATTGAAGTCATTTTATGAGGAAGGTGAGCGAGAAAGAATGAATGAACAGATCATGATGCTACAAAATAAG CTTCTAGAAGCACTTGATTGGAAACTTATGCATGAATCAGATCCTGCACCGGTTCAG AAGGGAATTTCAGAGCTTGGTATGCATATTGAGAATGACCTGAATCTACTAACATCATCTCAG GCTTCACCTTGGCGTACATCaataaatgaggaaaatgagttcCTCCGAGTTCAG GCAATTCAAAACCAATCAGAGCTGGATGCACTCCATAGACAACTTGTTTTTTGTGTTGATGAGAAAGACAAATTGGAAAG GCAATTAAATGACTTCGAAAAAGAGCTAGAATTTGAGAGATCATCTAAAGCAGTTCTGATGGAAGAATCGAAAAAGGGTCAAATTGAGCCGTCTTTGGTTGCAAATGATCAGGCGCCTACTATTGCTGTCAGTGATCAGACGGAGCTAACAACTATTGTTGATGCTATAGCAGCAGCCAGCCAAAGAGAAGCAGAAGCTCATGAAACTGCAATTTCCTTGTCTAAGGAAAATGATGAATTGAGGATGAAGCTCAAAGTCCTAATTGAGGACAATAACAAACTGATAGAACTGTACGAGCAAGCAGTAGCAGAAAAGAACAATGGGACTGATAGAG GGGAGACAGTAACTTTACAGAGAAGCAATATTGCTGCTGACTCAGATGAACTACCTAGCTACAATACTACAGAAATGACAGAGAATAAACCATCAGAACGAGGTGAAGAACATACTTCTGAAATATTGGGCAAAAGCGATTACATGATGGTGGAAACCATTTATCCTGAATCAACTGCAGAAGCTGTACTTAATGAACTTCCTGAGGATCTGAAGCAGGATGCTGAAATGGAAGATAAGTCATCAGATGTTATGCATAATCCTGTATCAGAGGACCTAAGTTTGTTGAGAATGAAGCTTGAAGGAGCGCAGGAAAAGCTTCTAAAATCTGCCAACACCATAAGTATGTTTGGTTCATTAGAGAGGGCAATTGTTGAGGTTGATGAGCTTGCAGAAGAAATTGAAGGACTCGAAAAGAGCATTGAAGTGAAAAAACAGGGATACACTTCCTTCAAGCTTCAGTCTTCACAAATGCTTGGAAAGAAAATTTTGCTTGATAATAAGCTATCAGCACTAAGATACTCACTTTCAAGCTTTTCTTCATCAGTTGGTTACTTCGAACAACGGGAAGCTCAAACAAGAGCAAGATTGAATGCTTCATCTACTTGTCTCAACCAAAAGAAAGCAAAATTGGCTCATCTTCAAGCATCTAAGGTTGAACTCCTAGAAGCACAGATGCAGGCTAAACAGTCAGAGTCAGAATTAAGAAACATCCTAGcagaatcaaaatcaaaattggaaGACGAGAATCAAAGGCTGGAAAGTGACAGAGTTCTCTTTGCCATAGATAACATTGAGAAACCTGATATCCAATTGCCAGAAAGGAGTTGGCAGTTGAGTGGCAAAGCTACTGAATTACTCAAGTCTGaggaagaaaaaacaaagataCAGAATCAAATGAAGCAGATTAGGGAAAATTTGGGGATAAAGAAGAAGGAAATTGAAGACTTGAACGAAAAAAGGCTGAATTCAGAGAAAGATATTGAGGCCACTGAAAAGGAGATAGAGAATATTTCGCAGTCTGTAAAGGAAATGGGCAACAAGCTTCAAAGGGTCATTGGGGAGAAGGAGATGATCTTTGAAATGAAAGAGAACGGGAAGCAAGAGTTTGAGAACATGATTCTTGAGTACCACGAGAGTATGTTTGCAGCATCGTTGAAGGAGGAAGAGTTAAAGATTTTGGATGAAGAACTGCAGTTGGAGATGAGTAAAATAGAAGATTTGCAAAGAGAAAAGGCTCTTGCTTCAAGTAGAAAAACTCAGTTGCTGAATGCATTATCGTGCCAATCGTGCTCTCTCTCTGACAAGGTAGAGGAGGATCTACATGACATACGAAGGTCAGTACTAGAGCTGAACTCGTTGCTTGGAAATTGA
- the LOC125843737 gene encoding kinesin-like protein KIN-12E isoform X1 → MPLFSEPPSVVKSRFGSLDQSAATPMDTASVTMSSVKSTPNLRLFKSAAKDNRVEFSENKDVVESNRSFEFREDPSFWKDHNVQVIIRIRPLSNSEISLQGHGKCVRQESSQTMTWIGHPESRFTFDMVADENVTQEMLFKAAGVPMVENCMEGYNSCVFAYGQTGSGKTHTMLGDIEGGTRRHSVNCGMTPRVFEYLFSRIQKEREARREENIKFTCRCSFLEIYNEQILDLLDPSSVNLQIREDTKKGIHVEDLKEVEVTSARDVMQQLLQGAANRKVAATNMNRASSRSHSVFTCVIESKWESQGVTHHRFARFNLVDLAGSERQKSSGAEGERLKEATNINKSLSTLGLVIMNLVSISNGKSHHVPYRDSKLTFLLQDSLGGNAKTCIIANISPSSCCSLETLSTLKFAQRAKFIKNHAFVNEDASGDVLAMRIQIQNLKKEVARLRSVADGGVENHENDAWTVAFPGSPTSVKWEGLHGFSSPLTADKRVSKKKDYEVALVGAFRREKDKDIALQALTAENQAAMQLTKQREDEIQGLKMRLRFREAAIKRLESVASGKISAEIHLLKEKEEQLKEIEVLRNQVDRNQEVTRFAMENLRLKEEIRRLKSFYEEGERERMNEQIMMLQNKLLEALDWKLMHESDPAPVQKGISELGMHIENDLNLLTSSQASPWRTSINEENEFLRVQAIQNQSELDALHRQLVFCVDEKDKLERQLNDFEKELEFERSSKAVLMEESKKGQIEPSLVANDQAPTIAVSDQTELTTIVDAIAAASQREAEAHETAISLSKENDELRMKLKVLIEDNNKLIELYEQAVAEKNNGTDRGQNPQQENIEDDSQQFFEHALQNHDLDDIVSSGETVTLQRSNIAADSDELPSYNTTEMTENKPSERGEEHTSEILGKSDYMMVETIYPESTAEAVLNELPEDLKQDAEMEDKSSDVMHNPVSEDLSLLRMKLEGAQEKLLKSANTISMFGSLERAIVEVDELAEEIEGLEKSIEVKKQGYTSFKLQSSQMLGKKILLDNKLSALRYSLSSFSSSVGYFEQREAQTRARLNASSTCLNQKKAKLAHLQASKVELLEAQMQAKQSESELRNILAESKSKLEDENQRLESDRVLFAIDNIEKPDIQLPERSWQLSGKATELLKSEEEKTKIQNQMKQIRENLGIKKKEIEDLNEKRLNSEKDIEATEKEIENISQSVKEMGNKLQRVIGEKEMIFEMKENGKQEFENMILEYHESMFAASLKEEELKILDEELQLEMSKIEDLQREKALASSRKTQLLNALSCQSCSLSDKVEEDLHDIRRSVLELNSLLGN, encoded by the exons ATGCCGTTATTTTCTGAGCCTCCGAGTGTTGTTAAGTCCAGATTCGGGTCACTGGATCAATCTGCAGCAACTCCGATGGATACCGCGTCGGTGACTATGTCGTCGGTGAAGAGCACGCCTAATCTCAGACTGTTCAAATCAGCTGCTAAGGATAACAGGGTTGAGTTCTCTGAGAACAAGGATGTGGTGGAATCTAACCGGAGTTTTGAGTTCCGTGAAGATCCTTCATTTTGGAAGGATCACAATGTTCAG GTTATTATAAGAATACGCCCCTTGAGTAACTCTGAGATATCTTTACAAGGACATGGTAAATGTGTAAGACAAGAAAGCTCTCAGACAATGACTTGGATAGGGCACCCAGAATCACGTTTTACATTTGATATGGTTGCTGATGAGAATGTCACTCAG GAGATGCTCTTTAAAGCTGCTGGAGTACCAATGGTGGAAAATTGCATGGAAGGCTACAATAGTTGTGTGTTTGCCTATGGCCAA ACTGGAAGTGGAAAAACACACACCATGCTTGGAGATATTGAAGGAGGCACCCGAAGACATAGTGTAAATTGTGGGATGACACCTAGGGTGTTTGAGTACTTGttttcaagaattcaaaag GAAAGAGAGGCACGCAGGGAGGAAAATATAAAGTTCACTTGTAGATGCTCTTTCTTAGAAATATATAACGAACAGATTCTCGACCTTTTGGATCCTTCCTCGGTAAACTTGCAG ATAAGAGAAGATACTAAAAAGGGGATTCATGTAGAAGATCTCAAAGAAGTAGAAGTTACGAGTGCTCGAGATGTGATGCAACAACTTCTTCAG GGTGCTGCAAACAGAAAGGTAGCTGCCACCAACATGAATCGTGCTAGTAGCCGTTCACACAGTGTATTTACATGTGTGATAGAGAGCAAA TGGGAATCTCAAGGAGTAACTCACCACAGATTTGCTCGTTTTAACCTTGTTGATTTGGCAGGATCTGAAAG GCAGAAAAGCTCAGGAGCTGAAGGTGAACGTTTGAAGGAAGCTACTAACATCAACAAATCTCTTTCAACATTGGG ATTAGTGATCATGAACCTGGTTAGCATATCTAATGGGAAGTCGCACCATGTTCCCTACAGAGATTCAAAGCTCACATTTCTACTCCAG gATTCGTTGGGAGGGAATGCAAAAACATGTATAATTGCAAATATTAGTCCTTCCAGCTG TTGTTCATTGGAGACTCTAAGCACATTGAAGTTTGCTCAACGTgccaaattcatcaaaaatcat GCTTTTGTAAATGAAGATGCTTCTGGAGACGTTCTTGCAATGAGGATACAGATTCAAAATCTGAAG AAAGAAGTAGCTCGTCTTCGGAGTGTGGCTGATGGAGGAGTTGAAAACCATGAAAATGATGCTTGGACAGTTGCTTTTCCAGGATCGCCTACATCTGTTAAATGGGAAGGGCTTCATGGATTTTCTAGTCCACTTACAGCAGATAAACGGGTGTCAAAG AAGAAAGACTACGAAGTTGCCCTTGTTGGGGCTTTTAGGAGGGAAAAGGATAAAGACATTGCATTACAAGCATTAACTGCTGAAAATCAGGCAGCAATGCAACTG ACCAAACAAAGGGAAGATGAGATACAAGGTTTAAAGATGAGATTAAGGTTTCGAGAAGCTGCTATAAAAAGGCTCGAATCAGTTGCTTCAGGAAAGATATCTGCTGAGATTCATTTGCTAAAGGAGAAAGAGGAGCAGTTGAAGGAGATAGAGGTCCTACGGAATCAGGTTGATCGTAACCAAGAAGTTACAAGATTTGCTATGGAGAATCTACGGCTAAAAGAAGAGATCAGAAG ATTGAAGTCATTTTATGAGGAAGGTGAGCGAGAAAGAATGAATGAACAGATCATGATGCTACAAAATAAG CTTCTAGAAGCACTTGATTGGAAACTTATGCATGAATCAGATCCTGCACCGGTTCAG AAGGGAATTTCAGAGCTTGGTATGCATATTGAGAATGACCTGAATCTACTAACATCATCTCAG GCTTCACCTTGGCGTACATCaataaatgaggaaaatgagttcCTCCGAGTTCAG GCAATTCAAAACCAATCAGAGCTGGATGCACTCCATAGACAACTTGTTTTTTGTGTTGATGAGAAAGACAAATTGGAAAG GCAATTAAATGACTTCGAAAAAGAGCTAGAATTTGAGAGATCATCTAAAGCAGTTCTGATGGAAGAATCGAAAAAGGGTCAAATTGAGCCGTCTTTGGTTGCAAATGATCAGGCGCCTACTATTGCTGTCAGTGATCAGACGGAGCTAACAACTATTGTTGATGCTATAGCAGCAGCCAGCCAAAGAGAAGCAGAAGCTCATGAAACTGCAATTTCCTTGTCTAAGGAAAATGATGAATTGAGGATGAAGCTCAAAGTCCTAATTGAGGACAATAACAAACTGATAGAACTGTACGAGCAAGCAGTAGCAGAAAAGAACAATGGGACTGATAGAGGTCAGAACCCCCAAcaagaaaatattgaagatgACAGCCAACAGTTTTTTGAACATGCTTTACAGAATCATGATTTAGATGACATTGTTTCGTCAGGGGAGACAGTAACTTTACAGAGAAGCAATATTGCTGCTGACTCAGATGAACTACCTAGCTACAATACTACAGAAATGACAGAGAATAAACCATCAGAACGAGGTGAAGAACATACTTCTGAAATATTGGGCAAAAGCGATTACATGATGGTGGAAACCATTTATCCTGAATCAACTGCAGAAGCTGTACTTAATGAACTTCCTGAGGATCTGAAGCAGGATGCTGAAATGGAAGATAAGTCATCAGATGTTATGCATAATCCTGTATCAGAGGACCTAAGTTTGTTGAGAATGAAGCTTGAAGGAGCGCAGGAAAAGCTTCTAAAATCTGCCAACACCATAAGTATGTTTGGTTCATTAGAGAGGGCAATTGTTGAGGTTGATGAGCTTGCAGAAGAAATTGAAGGACTCGAAAAGAGCATTGAAGTGAAAAAACAGGGATACACTTCCTTCAAGCTTCAGTCTTCACAAATGCTTGGAAAGAAAATTTTGCTTGATAATAAGCTATCAGCACTAAGATACTCACTTTCAAGCTTTTCTTCATCAGTTGGTTACTTCGAACAACGGGAAGCTCAAACAAGAGCAAGATTGAATGCTTCATCTACTTGTCTCAACCAAAAGAAAGCAAAATTGGCTCATCTTCAAGCATCTAAGGTTGAACTCCTAGAAGCACAGATGCAGGCTAAACAGTCAGAGTCAGAATTAAGAAACATCCTAGcagaatcaaaatcaaaattggaaGACGAGAATCAAAGGCTGGAAAGTGACAGAGTTCTCTTTGCCATAGATAACATTGAGAAACCTGATATCCAATTGCCAGAAAGGAGTTGGCAGTTGAGTGGCAAAGCTACTGAATTACTCAAGTCTGaggaagaaaaaacaaagataCAGAATCAAATGAAGCAGATTAGGGAAAATTTGGGGATAAAGAAGAAGGAAATTGAAGACTTGAACGAAAAAAGGCTGAATTCAGAGAAAGATATTGAGGCCACTGAAAAGGAGATAGAGAATATTTCGCAGTCTGTAAAGGAAATGGGCAACAAGCTTCAAAGGGTCATTGGGGAGAAGGAGATGATCTTTGAAATGAAAGAGAACGGGAAGCAAGAGTTTGAGAACATGATTCTTGAGTACCACGAGAGTATGTTTGCAGCATCGTTGAAGGAGGAAGAGTTAAAGATTTTGGATGAAGAACTGCAGTTGGAGATGAGTAAAATAGAAGATTTGCAAAGAGAAAAGGCTCTTGCTTCAAGTAGAAAAACTCAGTTGCTGAATGCATTATCGTGCCAATCGTGCTCTCTCTCTGACAAGGTAGAGGAGGATCTACATGACATACGAAGGTCAGTACTAGAGCTGAACTCGTTGCTTGGAAATTGA
- the LOC125843738 gene encoding putative calcium-binding protein CML19, which yields MCMVSTVSVSTAEKESFFSRLRNMFHFRRNEDEKKTTTTTITRATTTTNCVPVSDNSGSSNKGELERVFTYFDENGDGKVSAAELRKCIKAVGGELTVEEAEMAVRLSDSDGDGLLGIEDFTKLMEGMEEERNKESELIGAFGMYEMEGYITPKSLKNMLSRLGESTSIDNCKAMIRRFDLNGDGVLSFDEFKVMMTT from the coding sequence ATGTGTATGGTATCAACAGTTTCTGTTTCCACAGCTGAAAAAGAGTCTTTTTTCTCGAGATTACGGAATATGTTTCATTTCAGAAGGaatgaagatgagaagaagACAACGACAACGACAATAACAAGagctactactactactaactGTGTTCCTGTGAGTGACAATAGTGGTAGTAGTAACAAGGGAGAGTTAGAGAGGGTATTTACATACTTTGATGAGAATGGAGATGGAAAGGTGTCAGCTGCAGAGTTAAGGAAGTGCATAAAGGCAGTAGGAGGTGAACTGACGGTAGAGGAGGCGGAGATGGCAGTGAGGCTATCGGATTCTGATGGGGACGGGTTATTGGGCATTGAGGATTTTACGAAGCTGATGGAAGGAATGGAGGAAGAGAGGAATAAAGAGAGTGAGTTGATTGGAGCATTTGGAATGTATGAAATGGAAGGATACATTACTCCTAAGAGCTTGAAGAACATGTTGAGTCGACTAGGTGAGTCAACATCCATTGATAACTGCAAAGCTATGATTCGAAGGTTTGATCTCAATGGAGATGGAGTCCTCAGctttgatgagttcaaagttATGATGACAACTTAG